TGCCTGGATACCACATGAACAAGAAGCACTGGAACACCCTTGTGCTTGACGGGAGTATTCCTCGAATTAAGGTGCTGGAACTCATCGATCATAGCTATAACCTTATCTTTGAATCATTACCGGCAAAAACACGTGCTTTGCTCAAGGAATAGCCGCACGCACTCATTTATATTGCTTTAGCATTCTCAAATTGTTACCTTTAGCATTGTTTTATGCAATGAATCAACCTTAATAACTGCGATATGAGAGCCCTTGTTGTAACCATTGGAATTGTGCTTGCCTCCGTTTTGACGGTTAATGCACAGGTTTACCATGTAATTAAGCTGGAGGGTAGTGTTACCAACTTAAATTCGGGAAAAACCCTTGCTCCCGGCGACGTCATTCAGGCATCCGACAGGCTAGCCTTCGAATCGGCCAATGCAAGCATTATTGCTATTGGAGATAATCGAACCAAATACATTCTTCGAATGCCAAAGATGGAGAACGCAGATAAACCAGACCTTATACTTCTGGCCAGTCAAGCTGCAATCGCTGTAAAATCTCGAAATGCATTTAAAACTAGAGCATTTAATCCAGACCAAAAGGAGGTTTCAGATCTGAAGCAGTATTTTGGCAGCGACCGCTTCTCTATTATTGGAGATCAAGTTAATATTACACTTAGTGAGCAGAAGTATCCGCTTAACAACAGCGTTATTATTTTTTATTATAAAGTAAAGGATAAGCCCATCTCAAAGCGGTTAAAGTATGATCAACAAACTATTAGCATCGAGTCTGACAAGTTAAAAGAGGTTAGGGGAGAAATGATAAACACCAATGAAATTGAAAACGTTGTTGTATACGACTATTCCTCACCTCAAGACTATAAGGAGATCACCTCCTTCAATCTGCTTTTTGTTAATAATGCCGATTTGGAAAAGGAGTTTAATACTATTATTCCTATTCTGAGGAGCCAGAAGATGGACGATAAGGGCATTAAGGAGTATTTGGTTGACTACTACGTCGACTTTTATGGGCTTACTGACTCCAAGGCTCTCTCGGCTTTTATTGACGGTGTGCTAAAGAAGAGCAGCTAGCGTAACCTTGTGGTTACTCGACCATTTGTTGGAGCGCTATGCTCGGCATCGACAAGCGCAGCTTAGTTAAACGCTCCCTTCAGGTATGCCTTGGTTCGTTCCTCCTTTGGATTTTCGAAAAACTCCTTGGCTGGACCCTGTTCAACTACCTCGCCTAAATACATGAAAACCACATGATCGGCAATGCGCCTTGCTTGCCTAAGAACGTGGGTAACCATAACAATGGTGTAGTTGTCCTTTAGTTCCAAAAATTTCTCCTCAATGGCCTGGCTCGAAACGGGGTCGAGGGCAGAGGTGGGTTCGTCGGCCAGAATAATTTTGGGGTCTACCGCTAGCCCACGGGCAAGGCACAGTCGCTGCTGTTGCCCAATGGATAATCCCGATGCCGGATCGCGGAGCCTATCCTTTACCTCTTCCCACAGGCTAGCCTGACGAAGGAAATGCTCCACAGGCTTTGTTAGAAATTTCTTCTCTTTTCTTCCGCTAATTCGGAGCCCATAGGCAACATTCTTAAAAATGCTCATCGGCAGGGGATAAGGTCGCTGCGAAAGGAGTCCCATGCGCTGTCGTAGTTGCGTAATGTCTCCCTTGTAGGATAGAATGTCTATATCATCAATAAATATTTCACCAACAACCTTAATATCGGGATACATGTCGGTAAGCCGATTCAACGTCTTGAGCAGGGTGGTTTTGCCGCAGCCAGAGGGTCCGAGAATAACCGTTATCTTGTTTTTCGGAATCTGGATGTTGATGTCCTTTAAAATCTGCTGCTTTCCAATGTGCAGGTTGAGATTTCGGATGTCGATTTCGGTGTTGCTATCCATGTTCTAGAACTTAATCTTGTTTTTCTCGAAACGTCGCGAAAGATACCTTGAAGATATGCTGATTAT
This genomic interval from Williamwhitmania sp. contains the following:
- a CDS encoding phosphate ABC transporter ATP-binding protein, whose amino-acid sequence is MDSNTEIDIRNLNLHIGKQQILKDINIQIPKNKITVILGPSGCGKTTLLKTLNRLTDMYPDIKVVGEIFIDDIDILSYKGDITQLRQRMGLLSQRPYPLPMSIFKNVAYGLRISGRKEKKFLTKPVEHFLRQASLWEEVKDRLRDPASGLSIGQQQRLCLARGLAVDPKIILADEPTSALDPVSSQAIEEKFLELKDNYTIVMVTHVLRQARRIADHVVFMYLGEVVEQGPAKEFFENPKEERTKAYLKGAFN